The genome window TGACTTCTACCGGGAGGTCGCGGCCCGCCTCGACACCGACACGCGCGAGCTCGTCCTGGCCGTCCTCGACGACACCGGGCACGCCGACTTCGCGGTGGAGAAGGTGCGCGCCGCGATCGACGCCGAGCCGCGCGTGGGCGGCCGGCTCGCCCTGTGGGCACGGCGGCTGATGGGCGAGGCGCTGTCGCAGTCCCAGCGGGTGGTGGCCGACCGGGACGCGCTGTCCACCATGCTGGTGGGCGGTGTGGCGGACGGCTTCGATCTCGCGGAGGTCGGCAGGATGTTCTCCCGGATCACGGAGGCCCACACGAAGCGGATGGCGGCGCTGGGGCTGGCTGCCTGAAGCCGCCTACCGCCGACCACCGGGGTCCCCCGGGCCGACCTTGCAGTGTGTCCGGCTGTCGCCGCACGCTTCGGCGACGGTCGGCCGTACGGCGCGGGTCACGCGCCCCTCACCACCGGTGCCCCGGCCGTCGCCGTCTGGGGCGGCGGCTTCGGGTCGGCCCCGGCGACGGCCCTCAGGCCGTCGCCGAGCGGCGGCGAAATCTTTCCGCGGGCCTCAGCAGCAGGGACAGTGACGCCGCCGAGACCACCAGCGCCCCGGCCAGGATCACCACGAGACCCGCCGGGCCCAGCGCGCTGTGGGTGAGGAACGCCCCGAAGAGCGCCCCCGCCGCACCCGTCGACAGCACCAGGACACGGCTGGGCAGACGGTGCGGCAGCCGACGTGCGGCCACCCATGCCAGGGCGAGCCCGAGGACGGCGGAGCCGAGCGCTTCCAAGAGCATGACGAGGTCCCTCCCGCACGGCTGCTGCCTGGGCAAATCGGTCGTAGCCGGTATTACCCGCGGTGCGCGGAACACAATCATCCCCTGTGGGGCTGATGTGCTCCGTCTGAGTGTTCCCCGAGCGGCACGCTCCACCGGTCAGCGGAAGGGGCCCGGCGGTACACCGACCGCCGGGCCCCTTCCACTGCTCCGTCCGGAACTACAGCGCGCCGAAACCCACCTTGCGCGGGGTGGGCTCGCCGATCTCCACGTAGGCGAGACGCTCGGTCGGGACCAGGACCTTGCGGCCGTGCTCGTCCACAAGGGACAGCAGCTGCGACTTGCCGGCCAGCGCCTCGGACACGACGCGCTCGACCTCCTCGGCACTCTGCCCGCTCTCCAGAACGATCTCGCGGGGCGCGTGCTGCACGCCGATCTTGACCTCCACGGCTTTGTCCCTCCGACGGTCAGTGATGTGCGCGGCCGTCCGCGCCGTACCAGCACACATTAGCCCGGTGAGGGGACGTACACGCTCCGCTCCGGCACGCCAGGAGCGAACACCCGCCGGGAACAAAACAGCCGTACGGCCCCGCCCGGTGGTGTCCGGACGGGGCCGTACGGCTGTCGATCGGTCCCCGATGGTCAGTGGTGCTGTTCGCTCCCGTGCAGCGGGAAGCCCGCGATGCCCCGCCATGCCAGCGAGGTCAGCAGCTGCACCGCCTGGTCGCGGGGCACGCTGCGGTCGCTGTGCAGCCAGGAGCGCGCCACCACCTGGGCCAGGCCGCCGAGCCCCGAGGCCAGCAGCATCGACTCGGCTCGCGACAGACCGGTGTCCTCGGCGATCACGTCGCAGATGGCCTCCGCGCATTCGTTCGCGACCTTGTCGACGCGCTCGCGCACGGCGGGCTCGTTCGTCAGATCGGACTCGAACACCAGCCGGAAGGCACCGCCGTCGTCCTCCACGTACGTGAAGTACGCGTCCATCGTGGCCCGTACGCGCTGCTTGTTGTCGGTCGTCGACGCCAGCGCGTTCCGTACGGCCTGCAGCAGGGCCTCGCAGTGCTGGTCCAGCAGGGCCAGATAGAGGTCGAGCTTGCCCGGGAAGTGCTGGTAGAGCACCGGCTTGCTGACGCCGGCGCGGTCGGCGATGTCGTCCATCGCGGCCGCGTGGTAGCCCTGCGCCACGAAGACTTCCTGCGCGGCGCCCAGCAGCTGGTTCCGTCGGGCACGGCGCGGCAGGCGCGTGCCCCGCGGGCGTGCCGCCTCTGTCTGCTCGATGGCTGTCACGCCGCCTCCCAAAATCGTCCACATGCGGTGTGCGCCGCGCCGCCATCGTACTTTTCGGTAACCCTGCTGTGCGCGGTGCGAACGCAGAATTTCACGGACCGGACGGTGGCGAAAGCCGTGCGGAACGCGCCATACGCGGACAGGGAGGGCGAACGAACGCCCCCGGCTCCCCTGCCGGCCAGCGACAGCTCACCGCGCGCACTCGCTCCGTCGCCCGGCGTGGTCGTCGTGCCTCACCGATCCGGCGACCCTCCGAGCGCTCACCGGTAGTCGTCCTCGTCGAGGGCGACGACGCGCGCCTGCTCCGCGAGATCCGCCTCGTTGGCGCGCAGGATGTCGTCCCCCGTCGGGGTCTCGTCCCGCTCGGGGGCCAGTTCGGCGTGCTGTTCGGCGGCGTCGTTCTCCGGGGCCTCCACGTCGAGTTCGGCGGTGTCGTTCGCCTCGTCCTCGAACGTCTCGGGATCAGTGGGGTCTACGGCCATGATGGGCTCCCTTCCTAGAACTCCTGGAACTTCTGGAACGTCCCTGAAGAGGCGGGTCCATGTGCGGGTGCCCTGCTACGAGCCTAGGAGACACAGGAACCGGACGCTATGTGTGGTGAGGGGCTCCGCGTGGTGCGTGGAACGCTTCACGCCGGGCGCCGCCCGACCTGATTCGACGGGCGGACCCCGGCCGTTGTGACAGCGAACACACGAACCACTACGTGATCGTCTCGTAACATTGCCGCATGTCTCCGACCGAGTTGCCGTCCGTCGCGGCCGCCAATGTTCTCCCGAAGGTGGCACCCGTCAGGGTCGAGGAAGGCGAGCGGCTCAGGTCGGTGGCGCTGCCCGGGATCACGCTGACGGTGCGGTCGAGACCACCGCGGCACGAGGGGCTGCCGCCCGCGCTGTACGTCCACGGGCTCGGGGGCTCCTCCCAGAACTGGTCGGCGCTGATGGCACTGCTCGACGGACACGTCGACGGCGAGGCCGTGGATCTGCCGGGCTTCGGCGACTCGCCGCCGCCGGACGACGGCAACTACTCCGTCACCGGGCATGCGCGCGCGGTCATCCGCTATCTCGACGCGGCCGGACGCGGTCCCGTGCACCTGTTCGGCAACTCGATGGGTGGAGCCGTTGCCACGCGCGTGGCGGCCGTCCGCCCCGATCTCGTGCGCACGCTCACGCTCGTCTCGCCCGCGCTCCCCGAGATCCTCATCCAGCGGGGCGCCGTCCCGACGGGCCTGCTCGCGCTGCCCGGAGTCGCCGCCCTGTTCACCCGGTACACCAAGGAGTGGACGGCCGAACAGCGCGTCCGCGGGGTCATGGCGCTGTGCTACGGCGACCCCGGACGGGTCACGCCGGAGGGCTTCCGCAACGCGGTGGAGGAGATGGAGCGGCGGCTGAGGCTGCCCTACTTCTGGGACGCGATGGCGCGCTCGGCACGCGGCATCGTGAACGCCTACACGCTGGGCGGGCAGCACGGGCTGTGGCGCCAGGCGGAGCGGGTCCTCGCCCCGACGCTGCTCGTCTACGGCGGCCGGGACCAGCTGGTGTCGTTCCGCATGGCCCAGCGCGCGGCCCGCGCCTTCCGCGACTCCCGCCTGCTGACCCTGCCCGAGGCGGGGCATGTCGCGATGATGGAGTACCCGGACGTGGTGGCCGCGGCGTTCCGCCAACTCCTCACGGACACGGGCGAGTCGGGTGCGGGCTCGGCGAGCGGGGGTCCGGCGGCGACGGGCGGGACCTCCACGCAGGGCACCGGGACCTCCACGCAGGGCACCGGGACCTCCACGCAGGACACCGGGACCTCCCTGCACGACGCGGCGAGCGACGACACCGGCACGGCGGACACGAGGAGCTGAGACGCGGCGTGGGACGACACAGCCGCAAGGGGCGGGACGACAGGACGAACGGTGACACGGAGGTGGTGCCGGGCATATCCGCGGCGGAGGGTTCGCCACGGGGTGCGGCGGCCGGCGGCAAGCGCCGTACGGCCGACGGGACCCCCGCCCGAGGCGTTCCGCGGTTCGCCGACGGCACCCCCGCCCATGGCGTGCCCCGCCTTCCCGACGGTGCCCTTCAAGCTCGCGGCGATCACCCCGAGCACCGCGAAGACGGCGGCGCCTGGGGCGACTTCAGGGCCGGCACGGCCCAGGACGTGCCGCGCCGAGGTGCCGTGCCCCGCATCCCGCGGCAGCGGTCGCAGCCCGGCCCCCGTCAGGAGTACCTCGACGCCTTCGACGAGGACGAGGACGTCTTCACGCCGCGTCGCACCGCTGGCGCCCCGCACGCACCCCTGACCGACGAACGCCACCCCGGCGCGCGGACCGAGGAGACCGGCGCGCACACCGAGGAGACCGGCGCGCAGACCGAGGAGGCCGCGTCGCCCGCCGGGACCGGTGAGGCCGCGCGCGGCAGGGGCGGCAGGGGTCGCTCGTACGCCGGGATCGTGGCCGCCGCCGTGACCACCGTGCTCGCGGTCGTCGTCGCCGGCCAGGTCCTCGCCGGACAGCACCGCGCCGCCGCACCGTCCCGGACCGCCACCGACCAGGCCCGCGGCACCTCCGGCCCGGTCACCGGCGCCGACCCCACCGTCTCCGTCTCGCCCGGCGCGACGCCGCTCACCTACGAGCAGGCGATGGACAGGACGTACCCGCTCAGCGCCACGCTGAAGGGGCCCGGGACGTTCTCCGCGGTCCCCGGCACCGCCAAGGCGCCCGGCACCGGACGGAAGTACACCTACCGCGTGGACGTCGAGAACGGTCTCGGTCTGGACGGCGAACTCTTCGCCCAGGCCGTGCAGAAGACCCTCAACGACGACCGGAGTTGGGCGCACAACGGCGCCCGTACCTTCGAGCGCATCCACTCCGGCAAGCCCGACTTCGTGATCACGCTCGCCAGCCCCGGCACCACAGCCGCCTGGTGCGCGAAGTCGGGTCTCGACACCACGGAGGACAACGTCTCCTGCGACTCCGCCTCCACCGAGCGCGTGATGATCAACGCCTATCGCTGGGCGCAGGGCTCGACGACCTACGGTGACGAAATTCACGCCTACCGTCAGATGCTGATCAACCACGAGGTCGGCCACCGCCTCGGCT of Streptomyces cynarae contains these proteins:
- a CDS encoding DUF3107 domain-containing protein, yielding MEVKIGVQHAPREIVLESGQSAEEVERVVSEALAGKSQLLSLVDEHGRKVLVPTERLAYVEIGEPTPRKVGFGAL
- a CDS encoding DUF3152 domain-containing protein codes for the protein MGRHSRKGRDDRTNGDTEVVPGISAAEGSPRGAAAGGKRRTADGTPARGVPRFADGTPAHGVPRLPDGALQARGDHPEHREDGGAWGDFRAGTAQDVPRRGAVPRIPRQRSQPGPRQEYLDAFDEDEDVFTPRRTAGAPHAPLTDERHPGARTEETGAHTEETGAQTEEAASPAGTGEAARGRGGRGRSYAGIVAAAVTTVLAVVVAGQVLAGQHRAAAPSRTATDQARGTSGPVTGADPTVSVSPGATPLTYEQAMDRTYPLSATLKGPGTFSAVPGTAKAPGTGRKYTYRVDVENGLGLDGELFAQAVQKTLNDDRSWAHNGARTFERIHSGKPDFVITLASPGTTAAWCAKSGLDTTEDNVSCDSASTERVMINAYRWAQGSTTYGDEIHAYRQMLINHEVGHRLGYGHVTCDKTGELAPVMQQQTKFLDHDGIHCLPNPWPYPGS
- a CDS encoding alpha/beta fold hydrolase; this encodes MSPTELPSVAAANVLPKVAPVRVEEGERLRSVALPGITLTVRSRPPRHEGLPPALYVHGLGGSSQNWSALMALLDGHVDGEAVDLPGFGDSPPPDDGNYSVTGHARAVIRYLDAAGRGPVHLFGNSMGGAVATRVAAVRPDLVRTLTLVSPALPEILIQRGAVPTGLLALPGVAALFTRYTKEWTAEQRVRGVMALCYGDPGRVTPEGFRNAVEEMERRLRLPYFWDAMARSARGIVNAYTLGGQHGLWRQAERVLAPTLLVYGGRDQLVSFRMAQRAARAFRDSRLLTLPEAGHVAMMEYPDVVAAAFRQLLTDTGESGAGSASGGPAATGGTSTQGTGTSTQGTGTSTQDTGTSLHDAASDDTGTADTRS
- a CDS encoding TetR/AcrR family transcriptional regulator produces the protein MTAIEQTEAARPRGTRLPRRARRNQLLGAAQEVFVAQGYHAAAMDDIADRAGVSKPVLYQHFPGKLDLYLALLDQHCEALLQAVRNALASTTDNKQRVRATMDAYFTYVEDDGGAFRLVFESDLTNEPAVRERVDKVANECAEAICDVIAEDTGLSRAESMLLASGLGGLAQVVARSWLHSDRSVPRDQAVQLLTSLAWRGIAGFPLHGSEQHH